Below is a genomic region from Salinirussus salinus.
CTCCTCGACCTCCACCAGGATCTCACGGATGATGTGGGCTGTCGCGTGGTCGCCGAGGTTCTGCGCGAGCTCGACGTGGTCGCGCATGGTCTCGATCATGTCGCCGTAGATCTCCATGTCGGCTTCCAGGGAGTCGCGGATCCCGTAGACGTCCTCGTCCTCGGGCTCGACGGTGGCGTGTTCCTGCATGGCCTCCATGCCCGCGACGGGAGTCCCGCCCAGCGCCTGCGCGCGCTCGGCGAGTTCGTCGGCGGCCTCCTCGGCGTTCTCGGCAGCGTCACCCAGGAACAGGTGGAGGTCGCGGAACTCCGCGCCCTCGACGTTCCAGTGGTGTTTCTTGAGCTGGTGGTACAGCGTGTAGGTGTCCGCGAGTTCCGTGTTCAGCGCGTCGACGATCTGTTCTGCCTTCTCCTCGTCGAGGCGAAGAGCCTCGCTCTCCTCGACGGTTCCGAACTCCTGCTGGACGCGTTTCTGGGTACTCATTGCGTCTCTAAGTGTGGCCGCCAGCCACATAAAGACTGCTATCACGAATTATTCTTTTTGGATAGACAACGATATTTTGGCAAGCCGAAAAACGACGAACTCAATGGCGGGGCGGTAAGCCGGGGGTATCGTGGGCTGGCGGGCGTCGAGCCCACGTGTTCGTCCCGGGCGTTGCTCCGTCCGACGAGGTGGTAGCTACCCCTCCAGCCCCGGGCGACACCCTCACGGCCGGGTCAGGACCATCGCGCCGTCCGCACCGGGCGCCTCGGTCGCGGGCGGCGGTTCGGGCGCACCGTCGGCCGCTGCGAGGAGCCGCCGAGTCCGCCGGCGGTGGAGCTCTCGGAGCGCGAGAGCCTCGCTCTCGGCGAGTTCCATCTCCCCAAGGAACTCCGTCCAGACGCGCCCGGGCAGGGCGAGGACGTAGAGCGCCGCCGAGCGGTACAACAGCGGTTCTCCCGGGAGAGTTCGCCGCCACTCGTAGACGATCTCGTCGACGCCGGGAAGCGCGCGGACGCCGGCCTGGTGTTCGCGGGCGAGCGTCGCCAGCCCCTCGGAGTCGGTCCCGCCGACCTCCGCCAGCAGGTCCTCGTCGAAGGCGGCCAGCTCGTCACGGGGCATGGGTGGCGTATGCGGCAGGCCGCCTTAGGTGCGCCGGCCGGGGAAGCCGACAGCTTTGTGCCCGGCGGCGCGAAGGTGCCTTCGTGGACGCGTTCGCACGCGGCGCGTGGCGGTACGGGCTCCCCGTCGCGGCGGCCGGGGTGGTCGCCGCGGTCGTCTGGCTACCGCTGGGTGTGGCGCTCTGGGCGGCGACCGGCGCGGTGTTCTGGTTTCACCGCGACCCCGAGCGGGCCGTCCCCCCCGATGGGGTCGTCGCACCGGCCGACGGGACCGTCTCCGTGCTGCGCGAGGAGGACGACCGGCTCCGGCTGGGCATCTTCATGAACCTCCACCACGTCCACGTGAACCGGGCGCCGTACGGCGGAACCGTCGAGGCCGTCGAGCACTCCCCGGGCGGGCACTGGCCGGCCTTCACGAAGTCCTCGGACCGCAACGAGAAGCTCCGGGTCGACTTCGGCGACCACGAGGTCGTCCTGATAGCCGGCGCGGTCGCCCGGCGGATCCACCCCTACGTCACCGAGGGGGTCACCGTCGACCGCGGCGAGCGGATCGGACACATCTCCTTCAGCAGCCGCGTCGACCTCCTGTTGCCGCCGGAGGTCGACCGGTCGGACCTCGCCGTCTCGAAGGGCGACCGGGTCAGAGCCGGCGAGACCCGTCTCACGCTCCGCTGAAGGGCGCGAGCGTCCGGTCCGCGCACGCCACGAACAGGCTTTTGTCGCCGCGGGCACTACCGTCTCGTGGAGCCGTTTGGCTCCGTAGTGTCACACGCGGGGGGGCTCCCCGGCCCTCTCGTTCCCCTTTGTGCTCCGATGCCCAGCCGCGGGTCAGGCCGCTCGCCGCGTCCGCCAGCCGCGGTTTCATACGGATTGCTGTGACTGTTTCCCCCGACGACCGCCCGATATCGGGGGGCCGATACGGGGCTGACCGACAGCAGCCCGTATCAGTCGTCGGTCGCGTTGCTCGTCGCCGTCCCCGCCGCGGTGTCGGGGCCCTCGTCGGCCGCCGTCCGGGCCTTCACCGCCTCGGGGTCGAACTCGTTTGCCTCCCGGTTCGGCTCCATCCCGGCCCGCTCGATGATCTGGATGTCGTCGCCCGGCGACTGGCCCGACGTGGTGAGATAGTCCCCGGTCAGGATACCGTCGGCGCCGGCCTCGAAGGGGAGGTGCTGCTCGTCGACCGCGAGATTGGCCTCCCGCCCCCCGGTCAGCCGGACCCGCGCCTCCGGGTGCAGCAGCCGGTAGACCGCGATGGTCTGCAGGACCTCCTCGGTCGTGATATCCGCCGAGTCACCGAACTCCTCGCCGAGCGGCGTCCCCGCCACGGGGTTGAGGATGTTCACCGGCAGCGAGGAGACGCCCACGTCCTGGAGAGCAACCGCGGCGTCGACCCGGTCGGTCGGGGACTCGCCCATCCCGAGGATCACGCCCGCACACAGGTCCATCCCGGCCTCCTTCGCGACCTCCAGGGTGTGGACGCGGTCCTCAAAGGAGTGTGTTTCGACGATCTCGGGGAAAAAGCGCGGTGAGGTCTCGATGTTGTGATTGTAGTGGTTGATCCCCTCCTCGGCGAGAACGCGAGCCTCCTCCCGGGTCAGGATGCCCAGCGAGGCGTCCACCTCGACGTCGGTCTCGTCGCGCACCAGCCGGATGGCCCGCAGAACCTCCTCCCACTCATCGGGCCGTTCCCGCTTCGAGACGCCCTTCTCGGCGACCACGACGCCGAAGCGCTGCGCGCCGTCGCGTTCGGCGCGCTTCGCGGCCTCGAGGACCCGCTCGGGGTCGAGGAAGTCGTAGGTGTCGATACCGGTGTCGAAGTGGACCGACTGCGCACAGAACCCGCAGTCCTCCGCGCAGTTGCCCGCCTTCGCGTTCACGATCGAGCAGGCGTCGACGGTGTCGTCGCCCAGTTCGGCCCGGACGTAGTCGGCGGCGGGCGCCAGGTCCTCGACCGGCTGTGCGACCAGCGCCAGGCCGTCCCGGCGGTCCAGTCGCTCGCCCGCGAGCACCCGCTCGACGGCGTCGTCGACGGTCCGGTTTCCCGTCTCGTAAACCATGAGAGCATAGTCAGTTGACGCCATGATAAAAGTGTGGGACGTGCTCGCGTAGCCGGGGCTGGAACGGGAGTGGGACCGCGGCTGGCAGACCTACGCCGGCAGGGCCGCGCAGACGAAGTAGGCCGAGCTCCCGAGCGGGTCGTCGACGTGGCGGTCCCAGGCGAGTTCGAAGCCTGCCTCGCGCAGCTGCGCGAGCGTGCGCTCGCGGCCCGGCGTCGAGAAGAACATCCGGCCGCCCATCCAGCCCGACCGGACCTGTTCGTAGGCCGAGGTCCCGACCGTCATCAGGACGCGCCCGCCGGGCCGGAGGACGCGGGCGAATTCCCGGTAGACGTCGGTGTGGCGGTCCCGGTCGACGTGGAAGACGGCGTGGTAGGCCGTTATGCCGTCGACGGTCCCGTCCGCGAGCGGGAGGTCGACCATGTCGCCCTGGACGAGCGCCGCCCCGGGGACGTTTCTGCGGGCGAGTTCGAGCCCGCGCCGCGAGAAGTCGAGCCCGACCGCACGGGCGTCCCCGAGGCGGGCGAGCGTTCGCTTTCCGTCGCCACAGCCGGCGTCCAGGACAGTCGGCTCCGGCGGCAGGTCCTCGAGCAGCTCTGCCACGAGCGCGGCGTCCTCGCCGTCGGGGTCACGGTTGCGCGAGTAGGTGTCGGCGACGTCGTCCCAGGCCTGCCGGACGCGCTTGCGGTCCATACACCGGAGAGGGGCTCGAGATACCTGAATCAGGGGGTAAAGGAGAACGGGATGGGGGTGAAACAGAGCAGCCCGAGCACGAGCGTCAGGGCCGCCACGGCCTGCCGGGAGCGGCCGACGGATGACTCGTCGAGCGGTCTCGCGTTTCCGGCCCGGCTGAAGATGAGCGTCAGGAAGCCCCAGAGCACCCAGATCGATGCGCTCCGCCCCCCCTCGAAGGCGACGAGGTAGCCCGCGAGCCCGAACAGGAGAAGCGGGACGACCTGCTGGACGCGACCCATCCGGTCGCCGACGAGCGCCCGGACGACGTGAGCGCCGTCGAGCTGGCCGACCGGAATGAGGTTCAGGAACGTGACGAAGGCGCCGACCCAGGCGCCGACGACGACGGGGTTGACCATCTGCCCCGGCCCGTAGGAGAGCGGTTCGCCCAGAAGCGCCGCGATCCCCTGGATGAGCAGCGGGTAGCCGAGTTCGATCTGTGCCACCAGCGACCCCTCCGGGGCCTGGATCGGCGGGAGCGCGACGCCGACAGCCGCGACGACGACCGTGGCGGCGATCCCTGCAAGCGGCCCGGCGACGCCGATATCGAACAGCGACCGCCGGCTGGGGATGTTGTCCTTCATGCGGATCACGGCCCCGAGCGTGCCGATGGCGTTGAACGGCAGCGGGATGAAGTAGGGCAGGGTCGCCTGCACGTCGTGATACCGGCTGAAGACGTAGTGGCCGAACTCGTGGACGGCGAGCACGCCCATCACCGAGAGCGCAAACGGCCACGCGCCCAGCGCGGCGGCGGGGTCCGAGGCGACGTCGATCCCGTACCACCGGCTGCCCGCCAGCAGGGTCGCGGTCACCGTCGCCAGAAACAGGATGACGTTGGTCCACGGCACCCCGTCGATCGACGTGGAGCGTTCGGTCGCCTCCAGGACGTACTCGCCGGTCTCGTAGCTGAGCTGTACGCGGTAGCCGCGTTCCCGGAACAGCGGGCCGAGCTGCTGGACCACGCTGTCCTTCTCTGCCATGGGCTCGCCGTAGTACCGGACCCCGTCGTCGGTCTCCTCGACGTCGTAGACGTAGAAGGCGTCGGCGAGGGACTCGGGGCTGGGGACGTCCGCCGACGCGGGGACGGAGGCCTGTTCCATCATGCGAATAAAGGGTGTGGACACCCTTAGGCCTGTTTCTCCTCGCCGGTTCGGCCACACGACCGCGGGGCCGTCGCGGGAAATGCCGGCACATAAGACGCTCCCACCCCTCCACAGCGTATGTCACTGAGTGTTTTCCGGATGAAGGCTTACGGCTTTGGGGCGCTGGCGGGCGCCTTCGGCGCGCTGACTGTCGTGGCAGCCCGGCGCGGACGCTACGGCAGAGCACTTCTCGCCTTCCTGGTCGCACTGGTTTGCGGGACGCTGTCGGTCGCAAACGAGGCGGCCGCGGGGAAGCTGGACGCCTCCGGAGAGTGACCGGTCTGTCCGGGCACGCCCGAGCGCGGCCGGCTCGATGCTCACTCGGCCCAGTAAAACCGCGGGGCGAGCAGGAGATACGCCGTCGCAGCGAGCAGTAACGCCCGGGGGAAGGCCCGGGAGATGACCGCCGGGAACAGGACCGCCCCCATCTGGACGACCCCCATCGCCAGGGCGTCGCGGTCGAGCAGCTTGGGGTAGGGAAGCGGCGCCAGCATCAGCACGGCCAGCACGGCCCCGGCAGCCAGCGCGGCTGTCGCCGTGGTGCCGGGGTCGAGCATCGCCCCGACGGCGAGGTAGCCGACGGCGAGCATCGAGGCGGCGAGCGTGTTCTGGACGCCCGGTCTGGTGGTCTCCTCGCCGTAGTAGACGGTGTACAGTGCGGCCCGCAGGAGAGCGAGCACGGCAAACAGCGTCGGCACGATCACGGCCGCGGCGTACAGCGCCGGCGCGGACGAAAGCGGCTCCCACGCCCGGTGGGCGATGGCGAACAGCAGCACGGCCGGCGCGGTCCCGAAGGAGACGATATCGGCCATCGAATCCAGGGTCAGGCCGACCTCGCTCGAGCCCAGATGTCGGGCGACCAGCCCGTCGAGGCCGTCCGCGACGGCCGCAAGCAGGATGAGCCGGGCGGCCAGCGCCGGCCCTTCGGTGACCGCGGCTACCATCGCCACCACGCCGAGCCCGGCGTTCAACAGCGTGACGACGTCGGCGACGGCCAGCCGGTCCCGGACCCGGAACGCCATACCCGGCCGTTGACGGGTAGGTATTTCAAGGGCCCGAAATCCGTGCCGGGCGGCGCCGGGACCGCCTGCCGTGTTGTGTCTGTCCCGCACCACCGGGTCATTCGAGGTCGCCGCCCAGCCGGGATCTCGCGAGGACTGTCACGGCACCGGCGAGGACGACCAGCAGCTGCCATCCCGAGCGGACGACCGGGAACACCCGCTCGACGGGGCCGGATTCGATGCCGGGGTCGGGGTCGGGGTCGACGCCCGTTGTGTAGGTGACGTTCTCGGTCGTGCCGACGCTCTCCGGGGCCGGCACCCCGTTCCCGGCCACAGCGCCGGTCTCGGCAGGGACCTCGACGAACGTCTGGACCAGTCCCTCGGTCGTCGAGAGCTCGAGTTTGCCATCGAGGACGTAGAACTGGTCGACCACCGGGTACAGCGCGTTGACGCCGTTGGTGACGAAGTCGAGTCCGATGCCCGCAACTGCGAACGCGAGAACCGCCACCCACGCCACCCGGACACCCCGGGGCCCGAACCGGTCGCGCAGGCCCGACTGCTCTCGCAGGCGCGTGTCCACAATCACTACGCCGGCGGCGACGAGGGGGATCAGGAAGGTGTGCAGCAGCGCCCGGTGAGCGCCAGAGAACAGGAAGACACCGAACGCGTCGAGGTCCGGCAGGGCTGTTACCGCGAGGACGACGACGAGCGCCCGCAGGTCGTAGGCCGCTCCCAGGAGTGCCGCGGCCAGCAGGCCCGCGAGGGCCACGTGGACCAGCGTCGACGGCATACGCTACCGAGCGACGCGGCCGCGATGAGTCTTGCGGTGAGCTACGGTGCGGGAGCGGCCGGCCGTCGTCTCCCCCGCCAACCCGTCTGACACACCATTTAAGGGGCCACCGCGCGAGTGTGGCCACATGGACCGCGACTCCGCGCCACAGGAGATCACGAGCCTCGTCGGCCGCGAGGTCTACTCGAACAACGGCGTCTTCCTCGGCGAGGTGGAAGACATCAGACTGGACCTGGATACCGAGGAGGTGACGGGCCTGGCGCTCCACGAACTCAACCGGGAACTGTTCGACAGCGAGGCCCTGACCGCCCGCGGCGTCATCATCCCCTACCGGTGGGTCCAGTCGGTGGGTGACATCATCATCGTCAACGACCTCGTCGAGCGGATCCAGGACGCCAAAAGCGGCAGCGACGAAGAGGCCCCGGCCTGAAGCCAGCACACTGGACCGCGCTCCCCCGCCGGCCTGTCGGCCCGGGCCGGCCGCTCCGACCTCACCCGCCGTTGTTGCTCTCCCCGCCCTCCACGCCCATCGCCTGGAAGAGTTTCTTGGTGACGGCCTCCTCCGTCAACTCGAGTAGCGTCTCGCGGTTGTCCTCGCTGACCTCGATCCCGGTGAAGATGCCGAGCGGGATCTCCGCGGTCGCGTCCGTCGAGTGACCCGCCGGCTCGCCGATGTCGCCGAAGGCGTCCTCGAGGATCTTCCCGATGTCCATCCGGATGTCCTTCGAGCGGGCCGCGAGATAGATCGTGTCGTCGGCGATGGCGAAGACCGCCGTGGTGGTGATCCCCTCGAGGTTCAGGAGATGCTGAGCGGCCTGTGAGAGGGCGTCGCGGTCGCGGATGAACCCGGCGTTCGAGACGAGATGGGAGCCCTGGACCTGCCGCTTGCGGATCGCCTCGGCCAGGACGTCGAGTGTCTCCGGCGACATCGAAGGCGACTCGACCTGTTCGAGAGTGTCGTGGTCCGCGAAGGGGTAGAGGTAGGCCGCCGCCGTCAGGTCTGCGGGGGTGGTGTCCCGTTTGAAGTCCAGTGTCTCGGCGCGGATCCCGTACAGCAGGGCGGTCGCGACGTTCTCCTCCAGCGTCTGGTCGAGTTCCTGAATGTACTTGGTGAGGATGGTCGAGGTGGCGGAGACGTTCGGCCGGATGTCGGCGAAGGCCACGTCGTGCTCGTGTTCGTGCTCGTAGTGGTCGATGATGATGTCGGCGTCGACCTCCGATTCGGCCTCGCCGGATTTGGCGTGGTCGACGAGCGCGACCGTCCCGTACTCCGCGGGGTCGACCTCCCCGCCCGCGACGAGTTCTATCCCCAGCAGGTTCACGAACGCGCGGTTCTCCTGGTGGCCGATCTCGCCGTCGTAGATGATCGTCGCCTCGACGTCGAGGCTCTCGGCGATCGTCTGGAGGGCGGCGGCGCTGGCGATCGAGTCGGGGTCCGGGCTGCGGTGGATCCGGATGGCGAGTTTCCCGTCGGTCTCGGCGATCACGTCGGTCAGCTGTCGGGCCTTGTACTCGAGTTCGCCCGACTCCAGCGCCCGGAGCGCGGAGTCGGCGATGACGGCCGAGGGGTTGATCACCACGTCGGCGCCCAGTTCGGTGAGGTCGTCCGCCGAGACGGGGTCGGAGGCCCGGGCGACGATATACTGGTCGTCCCCGCGCCCGCGGATGTTCTCGACGGCGGCGGCGTTCGCCTCCACGTCCGAGGAGAGGATGAGGATGACGTCCCGGTCGGCGACCGCCTCGGCGACGGCTTCGTCGCGGATGTCGGCCTGTCTGGCGTCCAAGTCCTGGTCGCGCAGCGCTTCGACCCGGCCCTCGTCGGCGTCGATGATGTGAACGTCCTTCCCCTCCGCGACGAGTTCCTCCGCGACCGCGTGCCCCACACTCCCACACCCCAGGATCGCGTAGGTGGACATCGA
It encodes:
- the dpsA gene encoding DNA starvation/stationary phase protection protein DpsA; its protein translation is MSTQKRVQQEFGTVEESEALRLDEEKAEQIVDALNTELADTYTLYHQLKKHHWNVEGAEFRDLHLFLGDAAENAEEAADELAERAQALGGTPVAGMEAMQEHATVEPEDEDVYGIRDSLEADMEIYGDMIETMRDHVELAQNLGDHATAHIIREILVEVEEDAHHIEHYLEDDSLVLEESVN
- a CDS encoding protein sorting system archaetidylserine decarboxylase: MDAFARGAWRYGLPVAAAGVVAAVVWLPLGVALWAATGAVFWFHRDPERAVPPDGVVAPADGTVSVLREEDDRLRLGIFMNLHHVHVNRAPYGGTVEAVEHSPGGHWPAFTKSSDRNEKLRVDFGDHEVVLIAGAVARRIHPYVTEGVTVDRGERIGHISFSSRVDLLLPPEVDRSDLAVSKGDRVRAGETRLTLR
- the bioB gene encoding biotin synthase BioB — translated: MVYETGNRTVDDAVERVLAGERLDRRDGLALVAQPVEDLAPAADYVRAELGDDTVDACSIVNAKAGNCAEDCGFCAQSVHFDTGIDTYDFLDPERVLEAAKRAERDGAQRFGVVVAEKGVSKRERPDEWEEVLRAIRLVRDETDVEVDASLGILTREEARVLAEEGINHYNHNIETSPRFFPEIVETHSFEDRVHTLEVAKEAGMDLCAGVILGMGESPTDRVDAAVALQDVGVSSLPVNILNPVAGTPLGEEFGDSADITTEEVLQTIAVYRLLHPEARVRLTGGREANLAVDEQHLPFEAGADGILTGDYLTTSGQSPGDDIQIIERAGMEPNREANEFDPEAVKARTAADEGPDTAAGTATSNATDD
- a CDS encoding class I SAM-dependent methyltransferase is translated as MDRKRVRQAWDDVADTYSRNRDPDGEDAALVAELLEDLPPEPTVLDAGCGDGKRTLARLGDARAVGLDFSRRGLELARRNVPGAALVQGDMVDLPLADGTVDGITAYHAVFHVDRDRHTDVYREFARVLRPGGRVLMTVGTSAYEQVRSGWMGGRMFFSTPGRERTLAQLREAGFELAWDRHVDDPLGSSAYFVCAALPA
- a CDS encoding site-2 protease family protein gives rise to the protein MMEQASVPASADVPSPESLADAFYVYDVEETDDGVRYYGEPMAEKDSVVQQLGPLFRERGYRVQLSYETGEYVLEATERSTSIDGVPWTNVILFLATVTATLLAGSRWYGIDVASDPAAALGAWPFALSVMGVLAVHEFGHYVFSRYHDVQATLPYFIPLPFNAIGTLGAVIRMKDNIPSRRSLFDIGVAGPLAGIAATVVVAAVGVALPPIQAPEGSLVAQIELGYPLLIQGIAALLGEPLSYGPGQMVNPVVVGAWVGAFVTFLNLIPVGQLDGAHVVRALVGDRMGRVQQVVPLLLFGLAGYLVAFEGGRSASIWVLWGFLTLIFSRAGNARPLDESSVGRSRQAVAALTLVLGLLCFTPIPFSFTP
- a CDS encoding protein sorting system archaetidylserine synthase (This PssA-like phosphatidyltransferase, along with a PssD-like decarboxylase, is required in Haloarchaea for the archaeosortase ArtA to replace the PGF-CTERM sorting signal with a C-terminal lipid anchor.), translating into MAFRVRDRLAVADVVTLLNAGLGVVAMVAAVTEGPALAARLILLAAVADGLDGLVARHLGSSEVGLTLDSMADIVSFGTAPAVLLFAIAHRAWEPLSSAPALYAAAVIVPTLFAVLALLRAALYTVYYGEETTRPGVQNTLAASMLAVGYLAVGAMLDPGTTATAALAAGAVLAVLMLAPLPYPKLLDRDALAMGVVQMGAVLFPAVISRAFPRALLLAATAYLLLAPRFYWAE
- a CDS encoding metal-dependent hydrolase, with the protein product MPSTLVHVALAGLLAAALLGAAYDLRALVVVLAVTALPDLDAFGVFLFSGAHRALLHTFLIPLVAAGVVIVDTRLREQSGLRDRFGPRGVRVAWVAVLAFAVAGIGLDFVTNGVNALYPVVDQFYVLDGKLELSTTEGLVQTFVEVPAETGAVAGNGVPAPESVGTTENVTYTTGVDPDPDPGIESGPVERVFPVVRSGWQLLVVLAGAVTVLARSRLGGDLE
- a CDS encoding PRC-barrel domain-containing protein, producing the protein MDRDSAPQEITSLVGREVYSNNGVFLGEVEDIRLDLDTEEVTGLALHELNRELFDSEALTARGVIIPYRWVQSVGDIIIVNDLVERIQDAKSGSDEEAPA
- a CDS encoding DHH family phosphoesterase, with the protein product MSTAGTGITMASMSTYAILGCGSVGHAVAEELVAEGKDVHIIDADEGRVEALRDQDLDARQADIRDEAVAEAVADRDVILILSSDVEANAAAVENIRGRGDDQYIVARASDPVSADDLTELGADVVINPSAVIADSALRALESGELEYKARQLTDVIAETDGKLAIRIHRSPDPDSIASAAALQTIAESLDVEATIIYDGEIGHQENRAFVNLLGIELVAGGEVDPAEYGTVALVDHAKSGEAESEVDADIIIDHYEHEHEHDVAFADIRPNVSATSTILTKYIQELDQTLEENVATALLYGIRAETLDFKRDTTPADLTAAAYLYPFADHDTLEQVESPSMSPETLDVLAEAIRKRQVQGSHLVSNAGFIRDRDALSQAAQHLLNLEGITTTAVFAIADDTIYLAARSKDIRMDIGKILEDAFGDIGEPAGHSTDATAEIPLGIFTGIEVSEDNRETLLELTEEAVTKKLFQAMGVEGGESNNGG